The Amblyomma americanum isolate KBUSLIRL-KWMA chromosome 2, ASM5285725v1, whole genome shotgun sequence genome contains the following window.
CTGTGGTGTTGGGTTTGATTTTGAAAGTAAAAAGCCCACAGGCAATGAAAGCAGAGAAAGTCTGAAGAGGAATAAAATGTGTCAGAAACTGATAAAATGATAGAATGgtttgatgaggttcactggtcactgactaaggtcaacaaaaaatgacgtttcgggagcgctacggctcccttgttcacaatgagcaaccaacaaaaaatgacgtttcgggagcgccatggctcccttgttcacaatgagcaaccagctggttgctcattgtgaacaagggagccgtagcgctcccgaaacgtcattttttgttgaccttggtcagtgaccagtgaacctcatcaagccatgattcctgaccagacggtatgccgtcgaaccctcgactataTAGAATGGTTTTTGTTATGAGGACAGAGCGTGTCTGCAAAATAAGCAGCTGCATTCACTGTCCGAACGTGTTACACTAAACCCGTTCGTCTTTGTTAGTCATTTTTAACTATGACGTCGGAAAGGCAAACAATAACGAACACCATCTTCAGCTtatgaagataaaaaaaaagaataaggtGCTGCAGTGTCTATGGAGGTACCCTTTGAGGCCGCATATGAGTATACCCTGTCCAGAAAATAATTTTACAAAGCGAAATTTAAAAATTCGTCTCCACAAAGCGCCATTCAGTAGAGGCGAGCCTAGGAGACCACACAGCTTTAGGGCTCCTTTTAAAACCCGCCCTCGAAAAGGATCGCCGCTATTCGTGACCCTCGGCAGACATAGTGAAAGGACCACGGCGACGTCGCAGGCTGTGCTAGCGCGGTGACGCGTCGAGCGCCGTACATATGTTATACGTGTGCTCATCCTCAAGCCGTTCACCCTCCGCGACTGctcctcttttcttcttcttttccttttcctccgCCCCGAAGCTGCAGCTAATGCCCCGCTGTTGTGGAGCTGCCGCGGCTAAGCTTTGCGTCAGGCCCGAGCGAAGCGAGTATTTCCCGGACACACGGGACTGCGCGTTTACTCCTCGCGTCAATTTGGAGGGAACCGAGAACACTTACGGCCCGGTGCCTTGATGCACGATATGCCACTATCTGACAAGCGGGTGAGTGCACTGAGAAGTATAGTTCACTTTTTATAGGTTTATGCAACACGGGTATTTCTGACGGGTGACGTGTGCGCCGATCGGGAGGGCATTAAGGCACAGACGTCACTCCTGTATACCTTGCTCCTCCAGCATAAGCGCTTCAGCACCGTTGTCAGAACTAGTAGTCAGTCGGGTTCGAGCTACCCTGAGTTGTGCAGAATTTGGTCGTTATGCCACCGAACAGCCCGTAAAGAGGTAGGGATTAGACATATCTGGTTGAACTGATGGTAGGCCATGGGTAGCGTTTTCGTGCATCATGTACGCAGTCGTAAACGGGTGTTTGAGTCTTAGAACTTCTAGGCGTTGCACGGTGACATTCCTGTTTCTTACTTACATTTCTTCGATTCCATCTTTCGACTTGGTTCATCGTTCTTGTCGCACCGTTGTCACGTCACGCACAGTGGCGTAGGTTCTATAGAACGTCGGCCGAGTCGTGCGGAAAGCGTGGGTGATACAGTTAGAGATCATGATCTCTAATTGAATTAACGCATGCACAGCGGCGGTAATTGGGGAGTTTAACGCTTCTTATATTTTAATAGTGGCACATGAGTCCATTGCTGTtcatttgcgttttttttttctgattccaAGGCACACGAAAGGTAACCGCAATATATAGCTTCCAAACAGGAAGGGTATGCTACCTGATGGTACCAGTTCAAATCTAGACGCCCTTAGGCGCGTCAGGACTAGAAACCAAAAGCAATGCATTGCAGACAGCTTTACCGTAATGCTTCGAAAAGAGCATTGATACATGTTTATTGCGGTTGTTCACTGAATGGCATGCAGTGCCCTGGTAGCCAGCATGGGCTTTACCCAAAAGTGAAGCACATATCTTtgacgaatgaatgaatgatgctGTTGACTTTACATCTGTGTTCACACTCTCACGTCGTTAGTGCTTTCTCATCTCCGTTCGAAATAGGCAGATGTGACGCTGTCCATTTAAGTGGCCGTTTCGAGAATTGCTTGCCATTTTCTTTGCTGCCGTCTTTACACCTCCCGATAGAGGACAGAAACCGCTACCCTATACCAGTCAAGCTTTTtattcgtgcaaaaaaaaaaagaaaaacatcggAACAACCGTCATTTCCTTTTACTGAGGCATATGCTTCAGATTTCCATCGGAAGGGCATTTCTTCTCCAAGTTATGCAGTCATCCCGTATTTCTATTCTGCGAAGAAATGCGGCCAGCCCGTGGTAGGACGACTACACACAAATTTCTGAATGCCGCAAAGAAGGGATTCTCAGAAGGTAAATTGGCATCGTGGGCTTTAGGAGAAGGGGTCCTGGATCGTTCTTGTTGGCCCATTTTCAGTCTATATTTCGAGTTTTTCGCATATTTGTGTCACTACAGAGGAGTAAGGATGACCTACGTATGTACGTGCGTCGAAGAACATAGGTAGAAGGCTCTTAGATTTCGGGATTAATTTTTCTGCGGAAttgcggcgggggggggggggggcgagtagTGAATATCGGGCGATATTTTTTAACCTCAAATGTGGGTGCAAACCGGGCTATTCAGAAAAAGGGTTTCATAATTCAGGCTTTTCCGGGTCTCATTGTCTGGCAGAGAAGACTATTTATACTATAGGCATTCATATTATGTTGGACAAATgccatttttttctcattatttcacTAACAGCACGGAAATCGAAAATTGCACTACGGCAAAACAATGCACCAAATAGGATTTTTTAACTCATATATTACAAACGTTTCGTAATGTATTCGTTACCTAATGCCTATACGCAGTACTTCCACGTCTGTTCAGACCCGCCTGTCTTTATTTGTACATTGCAAACATTCAACACCACACCAGCCATTTCAAGCGGCCAAGTGCCTTGGAGTACAACGTCGTTAGCGCTTAATACAATGACGCCAGTAAGACGTCCGGTCGGTACCCATGTCTAGGGCCCCATATCCCATAGTGCACTTGGTCGTGGACGAGCCAGGATCGTCATAAACCGACTGTCATTTCTGTTTCATGGCGAGTCTAGCTTGTGGCTTAAATGACCATTTTGGTGCACCTAAACAAAATTGTGTCCGTTTGTGAGTTTAAAAAGACATTCAGATGGACTGATGCAATGAACTGCGTAAGCAGAACGCGCTTTTAGGATAATGTAAAATTTAGGCttctggtgaaaggaaatggcgccgtaactgtttcacttctcggtgcacacctcaaccgcggCGTTAGGGAACGGATGAaaaagggggtgaaagaagaaagaggcaccGAAAAACTGAAAGAtggatttcgaccacctggggataaaAAAAGCCCTCCCTCATACCCCTTGCTCCGGGGTGGCGGGGAATTCCTGTTTTTTCAGCTCGACAAAGTCTCTCCAAATGATCGGGCTAAGAGAAGTTACATTATGCGGAGGACCCGGCTCCTCGTTCTGGTTGCTTCGCTTCATGCCGGTAAACATAGAAAACCTCTGGCtcatctccctcacttcatgcgtagggaaactgatggaaacgatggtccgtgaccgcctcttgGAATATCTCGAGCGAAAGAACACGTTAtccgacaccatgttcggcttccgaccccataagtccgcacaagacatcctaTTACAGCTccatcgcgaggttctcgaacccatagaacacccacacaatgacaaaaTAGTCCTATggcactcgatctgaagggtgcgtttgacaatgttaaacacggcgtcatattaaaacatcttagcgagaccaactgcggttCTCGTACATTCAAACATTCAGAGACCGAGaacggcccgtttgagatgggaacgcggggcacaccacaaggcgctgtgttgtccccgcttctctttaatattgccatgatgcacctaccggcacagctggcgggtgtcggcggtgtacAGCATGCACTCTACGCCgttgacatcaccatctgggctattACGGGgaacataggagagatggaggaatgcctgcaaagagcggcgagcatagtagaccactacgctacgtactgcggcctccagtactccccgtccaagtctgaatttggcatattcgacattctcctaAATGCgaaatctccgttcagctttcTCTCtccagaggccctatccgtgaagcgcaggagctccGAATACTCgctctcttcattaatcagcatcgcaagacagacacaacccttgccaaactccgcaaagtcggcgaccagatgggaagaatggttcgccgcgtttccaacaagcgaggagggttgcgaagtaaggatgcggtgcagTTCGCCCATTCCTTCGTATAACtatagtcgagtactgtactcgactccttacctccgcttacggaaacatgacgaagattgcttggaggttgtactccgcaaaattttcaagagagccctcgaacTCCCGATCTGCACTCCCAACACGCGACTACTCGCGTTGGGGGTGATGaccacctatcgggaacttcgggAGGCGCGTCTCGCCCAGagcgtgtccggtcgccgcctcttggaccggttacacatcaaacatgaccatcatacaatggaacgggttcgagtgcccgaactgtggagaagcgccctctacgttcgaccccttccgactaatatgaacaagaaggaatataatggccggcgccaggcgcgggcggatgccctgcaccgccactatggctccaagaaacacgtcttctacatcgacattgcaggcccctaccactccaaGGGGGattggtacacggctgcagtcatacacgagggaaaacaggtgtacggactctcgttcagagcgcccagctcaactcatgcggagaaggcagcgatcgccctcgcagcctcccatcccgactctaaatccatcctcacagactctcgcggaacCTGTCGTAACtctgagttcggttggatcactcgaattactcaccaaattcttcgccacagtactcgcgactgcgatccaactcatcgctcgaTCATAtaggtccccggccaccaaggcatgccaggtaacgaagccgcccatgaggcagcccgcgcactcacttaccgggaaCCAGACGCTCGTTGgaaggaccttaacccagatcacagccctattttaaagATATTACTGGGCGCTATCCTGtcgagcaccggcgctacccggttccaatgaagggactgggtaaagcggGCGAACGAACTccccttaggctctttacaaacaccctgctgtgcccggcgcttctcaagcactttgattcttcttgtgacagctgctgctcattctgtggggaggtggccgacacgtTTCACATGGTTTGGGAATGCAGGCAAAATCTTTCTctcccccatcaccccttcccctacccgagaggactgggaggcggctctgctcggctgccaggaattATCTGCCCAACAGGCACTgtttcggcggacctgcgcagcggtcaggaccaacggggtcccggaatgagggactccacTTTCTATTTTAAGGGGCGAGACCCTCTAGGGCCTCTcctcgagcacctctctgtatatatagctaaataaagcttttcaccaccaccaccaccggggtGGCAGGGAATTCCTGTTTTTCCAGCTCCACAAGGCCTCTCCAAATGATCGGGCTAAGAGaagttacattaggcgggggacCCGGCTTCTCGTTCTGGTTTCCTCGCTTCATACGTGGCGCTCGAAGTTTCATTATCTGTGGTAACATATAATAAACAGGTTCTAATGAATGGCCCCTTCCTTTTCTCTCGAAGATGAGGCCTTCAGCTGCAGCCTCcatagcaccccccccccccccccccccccagctcgcTGCAAGCGCCGGAGGCTTCAGTCAAAGGCCACGCAGAGACACGCCATCATTTTCGCCTATAATGACACTCATACTGCTTACGCCGTAAAAGAGGTCCAAGATCGCCAGTTGACCTACGACATCCCTTCGGGATATAAGCACAAGACATCCTCAAATTTTCTAGCAGAGACTGTATCTTCGTGCGCTACAAAATCTTCATTGCCAATAAGGCACATTTCGGGATAAAAATCGGGGCGCACGAATCTGTTCAGGCTGCAAGAATCCCCTCAATTTTACCCGAAAAGGAAGGACCCTTAGCATGTAATGTCATCACTAATTTCTTTTGAATGAACGAGAAGGCACGAAAGGCCGTTCCCGAGCGAACAACGTAAAGAAAGGATGCACAATTGCGCATGATTAGCCCAGCACCCACCAAGCTGTAAGAGTGGCGAGTggactgcactctaaacacgaaaggagtaaagTGAGTAAGCTGACCACTGGCACACTCTCTTTAAGGAGCAGGGAATGCTGTCCAAGCTTTGGagtagatttccatcactaaaaatacCGAATACTTGCGGTTGGCGatggaaacaaattccctcttcaaaacaacCGAAGTTCCCGAATTAAGTTACGAAGATTTTACGAGGTTTCAATTTCCTCTATACGCTAATCTCAGGACATCCGGTGCCGTGGCGTCTAAAAGCGTATACTCTTATCGCTAACTAAATAAAATTACTGTGTTTTGCAGTGGGAATACACCTCCGTTGCCAAATATAAGCAATCTGTATATTTACTGATCGAAATCTAGTGCGGAACTAGGGCAACATTCCCTGCCtttaaaagggtgtgcgctagaggacagcttactaacTTTTGCTCCCATGTAGGGGTATTAGTGTTCAGTGTGTGGGTAAGCCAGTCACATGATCTTAACTGCCAGCGCACACTGTAGCGAAGCTTTTTGAAGTACGTTGCGAAACGATACGTGTTctccctaataataataataataataataataataataataataataataataataataataataataataataataataataataataataataataataataattgatttttggggaaaggaaatggcgcagtatctgtctcatatatcgttggacgcctgaaccgcgccgtaagggaagggataaaggagggagtgaaagaataaaggaagaaagaggtgacgtattggaggtttccggaataatttcgaccacctggggatctttaacctgcactgacatcgcacagcacacgggcgccttatcgtcttttctccataaaaacgcagccgccgcggtcgggttcgaacccgggaactccgaatcagtagccgagcgctctaaccattgagccaccgcggcgggtgtgctcTCCTTGGTAAGTACGTTTCGGACTAAAGCTTCAGGTAATATGTGATACGCGGATCGGTAAGCTCGGACATCCCGTAAATGGGTTCGTCCCAAATAAACGGTTATCGCGGTTCCGAGTTTTTTGCTTACAGCAACACTTTTCCGCAGTGAACTGCCGACCCGATTAGTGAATGGTTTCACCTCTGAGCTTTCAGGAGCTGCACATGCTGTCACTAGCTTGGTTACTCCTGGCACTGTCGGGACTGGCCGCTGGCGGACGCTGCCCGAAACTGCCAACTGCCGGCACGGAGGACTGGAATGCGGTATTTGTATAATCTATATACGAACTTCACAAGTCGGATAAACAGTCTAGTTAGGATACCTGAGAATATTTAGTGAGTTCCCGAACAACTATACGACTTCGGATtcaaagcgaatcacagatttCGTTCTGGTTTGTTGACACTTAAACTTGCACTTTACTATAGCCAGATAACTACCTCTTCACAGCGCAGGCATATCGTCAAATCTGCACAAAAACGGCTTTGTAGTTCTTGTTCCTCACATTTTTGATGCGGTGTTCTAATAAAGTGAGTAGATTTCAATTCAACGCGCGGTTGTGTTTCGAACGAGTTCCTTCTATGCACCGCTTGCACGCACACTGTGGTCGGCTTATAGAGAACTACGAATTCTTTGTGCCATGGCATGCCCTGCAGCCACTACGTGTATCCTTTATTTATGCGTGCTTGACAACAGCACCACCGATCGCAGAGCATGAGACCGACAGCAATCGTGTCGTCATACAACACAACCTTGATTAGCTTACTATGAGAGTCCAAGGAcgaaaaagaaagtcaagcagtcattttaagaaaattttttaaaggCTTTCCGTAGATGCAGAACTGCTGCTATGGGTTTCAAAGAGCTGCGATAAAAATGTTCGGAGTTTAGATATCCCCCTACTCGGTATCAGTATTAATCTGATCTTAAAGAGAGCCTAAAATCCCGATTCACTAAGCGGCCAGTCAAGGTCGAGGTGTAAACGTCAGTGTGTGAAGCAACGAAGCTAGTCGATGTGCATCGCAACGGCTGCGGGTTTTTGTGACATTCGGCGATAATTGTTTAAGTCGAGACTGACTCTTATTTAAAGCTAACCCGAGACGCCACTCCGTTCGTGGCACGTCAGATGCTGGCGCACCCATCCGACCACCAGCTCAAATCGACGATATGGTGAACacttgcaagaaaaagaaacgagaATTTTTTCAACCTCGTTTTAACAGTACCTTGTGCACATATTCAGGTACTAAAGTATATAGAACCTGGACGGACATGGGATGTGCTAAATTTGCGGTCAGAGAGAAGTGAAAACGTAGCCGTGACATGCGTTTCGTCCTCTCTTTGAGCTCTCTACCTCATAGACTGTTGTTGCGAGGAGAGGTGAAAGCCTGCTTTCTGCTCATGCAATGAAAACAGCATGACACTGCTATGGACTTAATTGAAACGCTATTTAAAACAATGGGATTTTGCAATAATGAGCTCTAACAGTATGCCCGCGCCAGATTTCAGGGAAGTACTGGCTCGAGATCGCCACGTACCCACCCGTCCGACCGTGCGTCGTCAGGATCTACTACCCCGAACGAAGTAACATGATGTGGTACCGACTACAAGGGTACGGCGCAGATCTTTCACTTCGTGATATCTGGACTTTCGGAAAAAAATACGTTGTAGTAGTAAGCTTGTTGTTTGGCTAGTTGTTCCATATTATAAATTTGGACGGCGCAAAGGACACGAACACAAGAAATACAGGGTGGCGCTCCTTCTATCCACCCTGTATTTCCTGCGTTCTTGTCCTTTGCACCGTTCAAATTTACATAATTTCGGAAAAGGCTCGAAGTGCTCTCTGAAGTACATATAATGAAGCTGCAATGATGAGCTGCATATATGCTGCTGTGCGACTACCCGTGTGAAGTTGTAAGCACGAGCCTTTGCGCAACAGGTGCCGCTTTACCAGGACTGTCGCCATTTTAGGCCTCCCGAGTAGCGTTCCGCTACCCCACAGCCTGTGTAGCATGCGTTGCTCATGTCAAGCGCGTTTTACAAGTTTTACACACGCAGCTCTAAATGCAAGTGTCCGGTAATTTCGTTGTGTGTTCTCCACTCTCGGCGTGCGGCGCAGGGTTggggttaaattaatggttgatcgcaagaggttggtcacccaattaacgctgcggcctgttgctgtagtgccgcatgtctgccacaacgttggcagcgctaatgcatgcagcccacatctctctctctctctctctctctccaccgccacgtacctcaaagcgcgattgaggcgaccactgccccagggagccagttaatgcgccttcttttcctcaaaatcatcggagtataGAATGCTGTCAACGCTAACGACagtgaacacaaagaacgccgacgcTTCAGTGCCGTGTTTCTGATACAACGTAGTGAAtggcaacgcatgcagcgcacatctatcACTATCGCCACGCAGCTtacagcgcgactgaggtgtccaccgccccgggggggggggggggggcagttatgcgcctttcctttgctttcgaagaaaattaataataataataataattgttttttttgggggggaaagcaaatggcgcagtatctgtctcatatatcgttggacacctgaaccgcgccgtaagggaagggataagagagggagtgaaagaagaaaggaagaattaggtgccgtagtggagggctccggaataatttcgaccacctggggatctttaacgtgcactgacatcgcacagcacacgggcgccttagcgcttttcctccataaaaacgcagccgccgcggtcgggttcgaacccgggaactccggatcagtagtcgagcgccctaaccactgagccaccgcggcgggtgaagaaaattgaagattggtttttaaattggtttcgaagaaaggaaatggcgccgtaactATCTCATATGTatcggtggacacgcgaaccgattttgaggaaaggaaatagcgcagtaactgtctcacatatatcggtggacacccgaaccgcgccgtaaggggggtttgacctctggctcacttgaaggttaaaaccgcaagcaccgcgaaatcgttcaTCTTGTTCATCTTAGGCCCGGCTCGCAGCAAAAGCTAAAGATGAACAAGAAGGAGCACCGCGCTAGACGCGCGACGGTGcatggaataaaagaaaaaaaaagttacgggGCGATCAGACATCTGATGCCGAAGATACTTGGATGCACACACTCGATGATTGCTTTGATGTGTTTAATATGCTGAATGCTCTTACTCTGAGCCAAGGCTTCATACGCGCGACAAAGCTTTAGTGCGAAAGTACTTCTAGCCGTACTCCCCGGGTTTTAGCGGTGTGTGTATGTacgaagcctctgagtagcaagtgcaactggctccctgggtcaatggacacctcaatcgcgctttgagccaCGTGGCGGCGGTGTCCACCTAGAAATTGAGGCAGTTACGCACAAAACCAGCGGAAGGCTTCGACTCCGTtgacctaattcgcatttggctatAACCACGCAAATTGATCATTTTTGAGGATTTTTCTGTCTTCTGTGAGGACAGCACGTCTACAAGCTTTTGTACCGAAAAAAACTCACAGAACGGTTACgaactgtgtaacgcgagattcagcgctAGCTGATTAGgagtttagtcacgtgaccactggcgtagtggtcacgtgatgcatccctgcactggcaggcggctgtgcCAAACAGAGCCTCCCGTAGGCTTATGCGCCCCAGGTTGACCGTGAAATgaggtgggtgcgttaatgacaccCACTCACCgagtggatgtcattaacgcacccaccggttgcgcCGACGGCGTCGAAAAATCCAGGGACGGGCGCCTGAcggctatcgctgtaaaatatgACAGAAATAACATAAACCCCATGCGCCGATTTTCAGACTGGTAATCTTCACACAACTGCGTTATACTGCGACTTGCACCGCACCATTACTTGACTATATTTAGAAAAGCCTTCTTGTGGTAATGTACAGAAGGTATCTATAATGAAGTTGTCATGTGGAGTAGGCAGACAACAGTCTTCAAACTTTCGGCGGCACAGACCACAGAATAACCGACGTCCTTAGAACGACGCTTCTGCGCGGGAGAGTGATGAAATCTCGCACGACAGGATTTTATATAATTTAGCTGACTGCTCCTGCGGCACTGTAATCAAGCGCAGTTTTGCCTTACCTTAGCCAGAGCTTGCTCGGACGCCTAAGAGCACCTAAACAGGCCTCCGAGCAACTTGCATTGTTTGCCTTTGGAAGCCAGAACTTTAACGGAAGATAAAATAGTGTTTGGTCAGTAAGTGGTGCGATCACACgcgctgttaataataataataataataataataataataataataataataataataataataataataataataataataattggttttggggaaaggaaatggcgcagtatctgcctcatatatcgttggacacctgaaccgcgccgtaagggaagggataaaggagggagtgaaagaagaaaggaagaaagaggtgccgtagtgggtggctccggaaaaatttcgaccacatggggatagTTGTAAATTTTGTACACAGCTAAGCGGGGAGAAAATCTGTCCAGTTTTCTCCTTGCGACcgagtgtgtgtgtatatatatatatatatatatatatatatatatatatatatatatatatatatatatatatatatatatatatatatatatatatatatatatatatatatatatatatatatatatatatatatatatatatatcggaaaCAGAAGAGGAAGCTCTCACGCTGTACTTCGCTTATAGCTACGCAGCCTGAAAAGTAGTTTACTATTATTATAATTGTTCCAccacgtacccgccgcggtggctcagtggttagcgcgctcggctactgattcggatttcccgggttcgaacccaatcgcggcggctgcgtttttatggaggaaaaacgctaaggcgcccgtgtgctgtgcgatgtcagtgcacgttaaagatccccaggtggtcgaaattattgcggagacctccactacggcacctctttcttcctttcttctttcaatcccttctttattccttcccttacggcgcggttcaggtgtccgccgatatatgagacagatactgcgccatttcctttcccccaataccaattattattattattattgttattattgttcCACGACGCGCGTCTGAcgctaaacgaaaaaaaaaccggAAGAGTTCGAAGCAGGCTGCCCGGATTGTCCGGGCAGGTCCAGGCTGCCAGAAGGGAGACGACTAAATTGCGTGCTTAAATCGAACATATAGTAGCACTTGCACACACTGCACCTTCGCACTACGCTTTTGTGCTGCCCACTAGTTCGTTATACACTCAGAGATGGAAGCGTTCTCTGCCGGAAAGCGACAGCAGACGTTTGAAGCACGGTCTGAGATAAAAATGCCGTTTTCCAGGTACGGTGGAGCGGTAACGATGAAGAGGCAATACGACTTTATCACCGACAACAATCAGCAGTACCTGCACAGAAACGGTGAGAAATGCATTGCCAGTGACATTAGAAAGCGAAGTCAAGACACTTAATGCAGTGAAATGCATGCAGACGG
Protein-coding sequences here:
- the LOC144118708 gene encoding uncharacterized protein LOC144118708, coding for MHDMPLSDKRELHMLSLAWLLLALSGLAAGGRCPKLPTAGTEDWNAISGKYWLEIATYPPVRPCVVRIYYPERSNMMWYRLQGYGGAVTMKRQYDFITDNNQQYLHRNGRFFQQILDTDNQSWALLHVCADNDGKSKILFTTREPWTMMPVEVQYRVTMALQNAGLPMLPLTLTACVPHQQPAVPLMRSQVYGK